In a genomic window of beta proteobacterium MWH-UniP1:
- a CDS encoding YkgJ family cysteine cluster protein: MSKAKYDCSKCPGYCCSYPRITVTKKDVKRLAEHFGMTEAAAWKKFITQYTVEEGDEKGEVENILKHQKDDVYATICQFFDKDERRCTIYKARPSVCREYPDGKTCGYYNFLKFERKHQGDKEFIPSA, encoded by the coding sequence ATGTCCAAAGCCAAATACGATTGCAGCAAGTGTCCCGGTTACTGCTGCAGTTATCCCAGAATTACCGTCACCAAAAAAGACGTGAAACGGCTAGCGGAGCATTTCGGCATGACCGAGGCGGCGGCATGGAAGAAATTCATCACCCAGTACACCGTTGAGGAAGGCGATGAAAAAGGCGAGGTTGAAAATATCCTGAAGCATCAGAAGGATGATGTCTACGCAACCATCTGCCAATTCTTTGACAAAGATGAGCGCCGTTGCACAATCTACAAGGCGCGCCCCAGCGTCTGCCGTGAGTACCCAGATGGCAAGACCTGTGGCTATTACAACTTCCTGAAATTCGAGCGAAAGCACCAAGGCGACAAGGAATTTATTCCCAGCGCATAA
- the rpiA gene encoding ribose-5-phosphate isomerase RpiA has protein sequence MTIPDQQALKLAVARAAVAEVAQDSVLGVGTGSTVDLFIDALAGAGVRLAAAISSSQRSSARLQSLGYKVIGLDQLDAPMDLYIDGADEIDPKLCMIKGGGAALTQEKIVASAAKRFVCIVDASKQVQCLGRFPLPIEVIESAITPVSWAIRALGGDPRRRIGVLTDNGHPILDVHGLSISDPVAMETALNQIPGVVTNGIFALRRADVALVAAASGVARLTQN, from the coding sequence ATGACGATCCCCGATCAACAGGCGCTCAAGCTGGCCGTGGCCAGGGCTGCAGTCGCAGAAGTAGCGCAAGACTCTGTGCTTGGCGTTGGGACCGGATCTACGGTCGATTTATTCATTGATGCCCTGGCTGGCGCCGGCGTGCGCTTGGCTGCTGCAATTTCAAGCTCGCAGCGCAGTTCCGCTCGGCTTCAGTCCTTGGGCTATAAAGTCATCGGCCTTGACCAGTTAGACGCCCCCATGGATTTGTATATCGATGGGGCTGACGAAATTGACCCCAAGCTCTGCATGATCAAGGGGGGTGGTGCCGCGCTGACCCAGGAAAAGATCGTGGCCAGCGCTGCCAAGCGCTTTGTTTGCATTGTGGATGCCTCCAAGCAGGTTCAGTGTCTTGGCAGGTTCCCCTTGCCCATTGAGGTTATCGAGTCCGCCATCACCCCTGTTTCTTGGGCGATACGTGCCCTGGGCGGAGACCCGCGCCGAAGGATTGGAGTCCTGACGGATAACGGCCACCCCATTCTGGACGTCCATGGGCTCTCGATTTCGGACCCAGTCGCTATGGAGACGGCCCTAAATCAGATCCCCGGGGTGGTCACCAACGGGATTTTTGCCCTGCGTCGGGCGGATGTGGCGCTGGTGGCCGCGGCCAGCGGTGTTGCCCGGCTGACACAAAACTGA
- a CDS encoding glycosyltransferase family 1 protein yields the protein MDLPDLPAIEVRPFLGARRQLRISFVTETYPPDVNGVAMTLQRIVEGLQSLGHDVWLVRPRPLGAPVPEGQDNESLVRGIPIPMYPELKLGLPAKRYLVRLWSRHRPDLVHVATEGPLGWSAIQAAKKLKIPITSDFRTNFHAYSAFYNLGFLKKAILGYMRKFHNTTQCTMVPTDELHQSLALLGFQRLVVVPRGIDTDLFDPAKRSLALRSSWGVGPKTTVLLSVGRIAAEKNLDLTVKAYQQIRDSGGDVRLVFVGDGPLREQIAKACPDAVFTGTQRGEALAAHYASGDVFLFPSVTETFGNVTLEAMASGLAVAAFDCAAARQLIRDAESGCLASLGDKRGFVAIAHRLAADPEFRSSLGRAARRVTLGQGWSKILKKTESVMLGVALQTT from the coding sequence ATGGATTTACCTGACCTGCCTGCGATTGAAGTAAGGCCCTTTCTCGGCGCCCGCCGACAACTAAGAATTTCGTTTGTTACAGAAACCTATCCACCGGATGTCAACGGCGTTGCCATGACACTGCAGCGTATTGTTGAGGGGCTGCAATCGCTGGGCCATGATGTCTGGTTGGTGCGCCCACGCCCATTGGGGGCTCCGGTGCCAGAGGGCCAGGACAACGAGTCTCTGGTGCGGGGTATCCCAATTCCAATGTATCCCGAATTAAAGCTTGGTCTGCCAGCCAAGCGTTACTTGGTCAGGCTTTGGTCCCGTCATCGACCTGATCTGGTTCATGTCGCGACAGAAGGTCCGTTGGGCTGGTCGGCAATACAGGCTGCGAAAAAGTTAAAGATTCCGATTACGTCGGACTTTCGAACTAACTTTCACGCTTACAGTGCGTTTTATAACCTTGGTTTTCTTAAAAAAGCCATTCTTGGCTACATGCGTAAGTTTCACAACACTACTCAGTGCACGATGGTGCCCACCGATGAATTACATCAATCCTTAGCTCTCCTGGGATTTCAGCGACTGGTGGTGGTCCCGCGGGGCATTGATACCGATCTATTCGATCCGGCAAAGCGCTCTTTGGCCTTGCGAAGTAGCTGGGGTGTGGGGCCGAAGACGACGGTGCTGCTCTCCGTGGGCAGAATTGCTGCAGAGAAAAACCTGGATCTCACCGTTAAGGCGTATCAGCAAATCCGCGACAGTGGCGGTGATGTTCGTTTGGTTTTCGTTGGCGACGGGCCGCTACGCGAACAGATTGCTAAGGCCTGCCCTGATGCCGTTTTTACGGGGACCCAACGCGGAGAGGCCCTCGCCGCCCACTATGCGAGCGGCGACGTTTTTCTGTTTCCTAGCGTGACGGAAACCTTTGGTAACGTGACCTTGGAGGCGATGGCCAGTGGCTTGGCGGTGGCCGCTTTTGACTGCGCAGCAGCGCGGCAGTTGATTCGGGATGCCGAGAGCGGGTGTTTGGCAAGTCTTGGCGACAAGCGTGGATTCGTCGCGATTGCTCATCGGCTGGCTGCCGACCCAGAGTTTCGGTCTTCTCTGGGCCGAGCAGCACGGCGGGTAACCCTTGGTCAGGGTTGGTCGAAGATTCTGAAGAAAACCGAGAGCGTCATGCTTGGCGTTGCACTTCAGACCACTTAG
- the asd gene encoding archaetidylserine decarboxylase (Phosphatidylserine decarboxylase is synthesized as a single chain precursor. Generation of the pyruvoyl active site from a Ser is coupled to cleavage of a Gly-Ser bond between the larger (beta) and smaller (alpha chains). It is an integral membrane protein.) has translation MNRLAHALRSLLMQEDLNFLLTNRIPRSAATRFIGWFSKIKSPLLARVSIWVWQRFAPLNLDEAKTTQFSSLHDCFIRELKSGVRPIDADPTILTSPCDAIIGEFGTIQNGQLFQAKGFPYALADLILDDHDAARWNHARYITLRITSSMYHRFHAPIDGTLKRVRYISGDTWNVNPVALKRVERLFCKNERAVLEVSCQNDQFSLLMIPVAAILVASIRLHSIDTTLNHGTPDGLVVNTNHRFAKGEELGWFEHGSTIILFAPQEFEFLSSIKTGDTIRMGEALMRLVKPEQG, from the coding sequence ATGAATCGACTCGCGCACGCTCTCCGGTCTTTACTGATGCAGGAAGATTTAAATTTCCTGCTCACCAACCGGATTCCGCGCTCGGCAGCGACGCGATTTATTGGCTGGTTTAGCAAGATCAAAAGCCCCTTGCTCGCAAGGGTCTCGATCTGGGTCTGGCAACGCTTTGCACCCCTTAATTTAGACGAGGCAAAGACCACTCAATTTTCCAGTCTTCACGACTGTTTTATTCGCGAACTCAAATCCGGTGTAAGGCCCATTGATGCCGACCCCACCATACTCACCAGCCCCTGTGATGCGATTATTGGCGAGTTCGGGACTATTCAAAACGGTCAGCTCTTTCAGGCGAAGGGGTTCCCATATGCACTAGCGGATCTAATTCTTGATGATCACGATGCGGCAAGGTGGAATCACGCACGTTACATCACGCTAAGAATCACCTCTTCGATGTATCACCGTTTCCATGCGCCTATCGACGGGACGCTAAAACGCGTTCGCTACATCTCGGGGGACACCTGGAACGTCAATCCAGTCGCGCTAAAACGTGTCGAACGGCTGTTCTGCAAGAACGAGCGGGCCGTCTTGGAAGTCAGCTGCCAGAACGATCAGTTCTCACTGCTGATGATTCCCGTCGCAGCAATACTTGTTGCAAGTATTCGGCTTCACAGCATTGATACAACGCTAAATCACGGCACCCCAGACGGACTGGTCGTGAACACGAATCACCGATTCGCCAAGGGAGAGGAGCTTGGGTGGTTTGAGCACGGATCCACCATCATCTTGTTCGCACCCCAAGAATTTGAGTTTCTGAGTTCTATCAAGACCGGCGACACCATTCGCATGGGAGAAGCCCTAATGCGACTGGTCAAGCCCGAACAGGGCTAA